ACTAAATTTATCCTTCCAAATTATTTAGCTAATAcacaaatatttataaatacttTATATttgtaaatattatattaaaaatagAAGTCCTTATCATGCCAGCCTTGCGAAACTTACTTCTATATATGGGGGAAGCTCTCTCATTTggaccctcctctcctctccccttCTCTTTTGTTCTCATCTCAAGAGCCCCACGGCCCTCGCCATCACTCTTGGTCAGTCCAGCCGTTCCTTTTTGCTTCAGATCTTTCTGAATATAATATAACTTTTAATGGGAATCCGTCAACGTACTGACTTTTCTTTATCCACTGATGTGTTAcgcttttgtttgttttctgaCTTGCGGCATCCTCTGTTTTCCTCTGTTCTTCGCCTACGATCACGCAGAAGCTGACTAAAAAGAAGGCTTCGGGCGGCGGTTTGGAAAAGCCAGGGGCTGCGAGGATTGCAGGGAGACCGAGGAAATGGCAGGAGGTTTTGTGGGGGGTGATGTAGGCAAGAGAGCAGAGCTCTATGAAGGAAGGATTACCAGTTATTTCATCTTAGCTTGTATTGTTGGATCCCTTGGTGGATCCCTTTTCGGATATGATCTTGGTGTCTCTGGTGAGTTTTATTGATCTGGTTTTCTTTATTCCTATACTATTTCGGCGTCTCTTTTCGTACACCAACTATTTCATGGAGAATCTTGTACTTCTTGTTTTTTCATTGAAGGTGCTGAAAGGTTGGTTATTTGGGGGAGGTGAAGAAGCTTTTGCCATTTTATATGACATTGCTTCGGTTTGGAAGTTTGGGTGTTGGCTATTACAATGATTTATCTATTTAGATAGAACAGCTTCAGTAAATCAGTTCCTTCTTTTGACAGTTCcctttataaaagaaagggaaacaacAAAGTTCTGTAAATTATATACCCATCTTTTTTCTTCATcaacttctccttcttcttctttttcgtgTTGATAAATATTACATTGGTGTAGAAGGCCATGGTgcatttcaaacataaaaaatacAAACCTGGAGGGCCTTATTgatgaataatatatatatatatatatatatatgatcatTTCTCTCGAATCCATTACTTAAATACACCTTGCTGTGCTTCCCTTTCGTTTTAATACTTTTAGTTGTTTTTGTATCCGAAACAATAAAACATTGGCCAAAAAATTCTCCTGCCTAGAATTTTTTATAATtctataagattttttttttaaaaaaaaatatgatactacTGCTTTCTATTTTCAGAAATAGAAAACAATAAATGAAGATGCAATTAAAAGGttccataatttttttctctccatATTATCCAGAAATAAGACTATAATCATTTTCTTTGTGAAAACATGAAACAGAAGATCTCATACTTGTTGGATCCAATTCAACAGTCAAAGCGAGAGAAAAGAGCTCATTTTGAGATTCTTCTGGTTTTCAGGTGGAGTTACTTCTATGGATGATTTCCTAAAGCACTTCTTCCCCAGTGTGTACCGAAGAAAGCAAGCACATCTACATGAAACCGACTACTGCAAATATGACGACCAGATTCTTACTCTCTTCACATCTTCCCTCTATTTCGCGGGCCTCGTCTCCACCTTTGGTGCCTCATACGTGACCAGAAAATATGGGAGAAGGATCAGCATCATGGGTGGTGCAGTCAGCTTCTTTCTCGGTGCAGCTATCAATGCAGGAGCTGTTAACATCTTCATGCTGATCATTGGCCGAATTCTCCTCGGAATTGGCATTGGTTTTGGAAATCAGGTGCGAGCTAAATACCAGACAAAAATCTCTTCGCTAATTTTATTCCAGCGATCTATTTCCAACATATCATTTCATGTAATATTTGCATGCTGAATCTGAGACTTTTTCTCTTATCTTCATGTTGTATAATATTTGGAGTTCCTCGCGCTCGCATTGGTAGAATAATTAATGAAATCTGAGATCCGTTTGAGGTGGAAAACAAAAGCAATTAATTCCATACTTTTATTTGCCTAAAACGATGCTTAAGTTGGCAATCAGATTCTCATATTTGCTGTACTTACGACAGGCAGTTCCCCTCTATCTATCTGAGATAGCACCACCGAAGATCCGAGGGGCAGTTAACCAGTTGTTCCAGCTGACTACCTGCCTGGGGATTTTGGTTGCTGATATCATCAACTACTTCACAGAAAAGCTCCACCCATGGGGTTGGAGGCTATCTCTCGGTCTGGCCATGGTGCCTGCAACTCTCATGTTTGTTGGAGGAATTTTTCTACCAGAAACCCCGAACAGCCTTGTCGAACAAGGCAAGCTGGATGAAGCAAGAATTATTTTGGAGAAGGTGAGGGGAACTCATAAGGTGGATGCAGAATTTGAGGACCTCAAGGAAGCCAGTGAGGCGGCTCGAGCAGTCAAGCACCCTTTCAGGAACCTCCTCAAACCAAAGAACCGTCCCCAGCTTATAATAGGAGCACTTGGAATCCCCGCATTCCAGCAGCTCTCTGGCATGAACTCCATATTGTTCTATGCTCCTGTGATCTTCCAAAGTTTGGGTATGGGATCAGGTGCTTCCCTCTACTCATCCATCATAACGAGCTCGATGCTTGTGCTTGGTGCGCTTGTTTCGATGTCAGTTGTCGATAGGTTGGGAAGGAGATTTTTGTTCATCGAAGCTGGAATTCAAATGATTAGCTCGATGGTAAGCAATTCTAGTACTGATTGAATTCTAGTACTAATAGTTTTCTTTAGATTTCCACTGAAAGAATGGAAAGTGCCTGCAATTTCCTGTTACATTACATGATGGAAAGAACCTAAAACATTGGTTTTTTTACTCAGGTGGTTGTGGCTGTTATTCTTGCACTAAAATTTGGTCGGGGGGCGACGCTCCCAAAAGATTTGGCGATCGTCCTCGTGGTCGCGATCTGCACATTTGTGGTGGCCTATGGATGGTCCTGGGGGCCTCTTGGTTGGTTGGTTCCTAGCGAGATCTTCCCACTGGAGACAAGATCGGCAGGTCAGAGCATGGTGGTTTGTGTCAacctcttcttcactgctgcaaTCGCTCAGTGCTTCCTTGCTATGCTATGCCATTTAAGATATGGAGTCTTCATCCTATTTGCTGGCTTGATTGTGATTATGTCCGTGTTCATCATCCTACTCCTGCCAGAGACAAAGCAAGTGCCCATTGAGGAGATGTCTCGTCTGTGGGAGAAGCATTGGTTTTGGAAGAGCATTGTATCTCGGCCTGATTCAGGTAATAACGACCAAAAGCAGCAGGAAACTAAGGCTGCAACAGTTGTTTAACTGCACCACACCTTCAAGTCCTCGTCTTATGTTATTTAGATGGGCTGAATCTTTGCTGGATTTTATGTTGTCCTTTGATTAGAGGACAATTCTTCTCTGTATTTGTTGGGAAAGTGACAATAAATAAAGACTAAGATTACTTTTATGCTTTCTTCATAGTGATATGTCGGTTGCTGATGGTTAAGTTGCTGGCATAAAAGTTCTACTTcaattctctttctttctcttttttttttttgactggaTCCCTCATTTCCACTATGGGCCAAAGAATGCAGTTAAGTGGCATTTAAGCTTTGTACATCTCATGTTtaactgctgccatctttgaTGAGGCTTGTGTTAGACAAGCCCTGTTTGGTGGTCCAATTGGCAAATGTTTCCAAGAAAACGCATTCAGAGCAGATTTCTGAGTAGATCATGTTATTTGTCTTTTAAAGTAGAACAAAATAGaattgtttttttcttcttttttttttttgattcaatAGAATTGGTGATGTTACTACAGGATACTGTCACCTTGTAGTCCCAAGTATATAGGCTGCATTTTCCTAGTaaaaaggataaagataatgtGTTTGGTGATGCATAGATAAGAGTGCTTATCATATAAACAGAAGTCAATAGCTTCCTAAGCAAACTAGGAACTTTCCCAACCTTGATCTCGGACAAAGACGATGCAACTTGAAATCGATTTGTGGTCAGAATCAGGGGTTGTTAAATTCTAAACCAACTGTAACTAACCTGAGTTTCAGCATCTCAAAGTCCGGTTTGATGGTCGAGTTCAGGTTCCAGCTGACAGGATTTAGTTCAGGTCTCATTTATTGGACAATTGGAACCAAACCTGGTAACGTCCATTTTCAGTTTCTATCTTCCCTATTACTTTAAGATGCAGAGTACTTGAAACATTTCATTTTAAAATAGTCCCGAAGCTGTATCATCCATCTTTTCAAGCCTTTTGCTAATTCCTTGCCTCCCCCATCTCTTTCATTCAAACACTTGCTGAAATCAGAGCAACTTTTAACACACGTAAACattattaaattttgtttttcaCTTTAAATAGCATTATTTTGTGCACAAATTTTTAgaaacaatataaatattacTACTTGAAAATTAAGCGCGCATGAAAGTTGGCCTGACATTGAGAAATAACCGAAAAGAAGACACGAGTCAATATTGTACCGACCATACCGAACTGTATACGTACTTGTGCAGAGTCTGGTACCGAAATAGTGATCTTTGCATATCATGGATATGTCTTGGTAGTGCTTTAAGGCAAATGGCTATATGATCTTGATGTTTGAACTCCTGTGAACTTTAATAATTTGTTTTTTTCCTGGTTCTTACCAACTTTTAAGAAACATCAGCTGTAGACATGGCTGTTAACATGGTCTTTTAATACTATATGCCCACACAAGTGAGGATAATTCAGCGATCCATTTAACCTGTGAGAACATATTCATCATTCTCTGCTCTAAAGCAGACATTGAACTTGATGGATTCCCTTGTCTAAGGACCTATGTGCCTCATTGCTTCTGCTCAAAGAGCAATTGCTATGACACCACAACCTAAAACGTTTGTCTAGCAATGGAAATTGCTCTGGTCCTCAAAACCATTTGTACATTTAATGATTAGCCACTAAGGGCATTTTCATCATGGTTACACAAAACTTGTGTGGTCGTATCGTTACTcttaagccaaaaaaaaagaggggcgTGTTTTAATCAAATGTGAAATGGCCCCTTTGCATTTGTTAGGAAACACATATGCCAATTAAACGCTTAGCAAATTGTAAGTCTATAGACTGGAAAAGATGCATCGATTTGCTAATTTAGCAGCTCCAATTTATCACTGTAAGTTGATTATTTTCATAGGAGTAGGCCTGCGCAAAATAATACCCCAACTTCGAGTCAAATTTGCTTGGAAAGCATGTTGAAAGCTGGGGGTTCGCCTGAACAAATAAGATTAAGCCCTTCTCTGTTATATTTGGTGGAATCTTCGGCGCCAACCTATCGCTATGAAGCAATCTTACTTTGGGAAACCCCACATAAATTTTAAGGAAAAATGACAATTCAACTATAAGGCTAAATACTCTCTTCCTAGATCAAGCATGAGACTTTGTTGACTGCCTATGAATTGCTACATCACCTCATCCAATATACGTTGCACTTAAACTTAATTTCGGGTTCATAAAACGTAGAAGTAAACATGTTTTTCCTAGTTTGTATTGTGACATTTGGACCGGTCATTCACCCATATTGCATGAGAGGTCACACTTCCTAGATAATAGCACAAGGGGAAACTCAGGACTCATAACATCTATAGTTTCCTTTCCTTGTCATCAGCTCTCGCTGCTGAAGCATTCACAACTTCCATCCTACCTTCCTTATGTTTCTCTTTCCCTTTCCACTTGTCATGAGAATACTAACTTCTTATGTATTATATATTGCGACGGATTCCCTATAGAGTTAGATCAGTTTGGCAAGACTGATCATCCATAATGAGTGCATGCATCGCAGATTCATAACAACCTGCCCGAAATGACGCATGAGGAACGAAATGGCATGCTGCGGGAAACCTCCTTTTGGTTCTCCTTTTCATCAAGCCAGTGACTGCCACTGAGTCtatcttattaatttcaatAGTATCATTTCAAGCACGCTGCTAACACAGCAAACCTTTTTCTAGGAAGGTGAAAAGAAAAGATCTGAAGGGTAACTTCACGAAACCGGCGCTCCGGTTTGCGACTAATGGAACAGGAATAAGGATAGAGATGCGTTCAGGGTAATAAGCACTTAGATTCAGTAAGCAAAAGCCTTTCTAAATAATTGGAACTGAGGTGAGGATGAATTCTAAGAAGAATTCTAACTAAACCAACAGCATGTTCTTAACAAGGCCATGGCGACATCAGTTCATACTAACATAGTTGAAGCTGTTTTATTGTGTGAAATCATTTGAGGTCGAATTGTATTAGCTGGGTCAATTCCTTCATGAGAAGGGATTCGGCATGCTTGCACTACTACCCTTCAAGCTCTGCAGTGCTCCATTGGATTCATGGCAACGGAACTTCTTCTCGTCCTCTTAATACACATACATGCACGGTTGGTTGAGGTCTCTTTCAGGCTTCCGTGTTGCAGATGACCGTCGGGCGAACCATGCAGCTAGCTATCATCCCCCAAACAGCTTTCTTCGATTCAAATTTCCCTGCTTCTGCTGTTGGTTGTAGTTGGATGTAATGCAACCACCCAAAATAGCACGTGCACGAACAAAAAGAGTAATATTGTTTTCCAGGCCAAACATATTTACAGGAAGACTAATAGGATTATAGATTGAATGGCTTAGAGTACTATGAAATTtgctaatttttaattttgttgggTGCATTCATACTAAATGTGAATGAGCCATCCTTCCttgcagaaaaaaagaaaaaaataataagagagCGAGGAAATGACATGTCTAGATTGGTGCAAACCGGTTTGCAGTGAGGCATTTTGGGCACAGGAGAAAAGCCCACCAACCGGCACAAATCCCGGTTTCCGCCCAGTCCGGATACATCATTGGGTACGAGCAGCAGCGCTGCCTTTTTTCCGGCTAGCTTTTCTCTCTCCCTGGCGCTcgtttctcttcctctctctctctatatatataggaGTATGGAGGCTAATTTCTCTGCCTCTCATTTGTGTCTTTTTTTGGCTCTTTTACTCGGGCAACAATATCCTCTAATGTTCTTCCCTCTCCACCACCATAAGAAGATGAGCTTTCTTGTAAGGGAATAAGAGTTTTACGTTTCTATTGGGGAGATCTTTGGTGGAAGCTAGAGGACGGGCGTGGTTGGAAGGAGTTTTAAGGCAATGGCAGGGGGTGGCTTTGTTGGTGGCGAGGCAGGAAAGAGAGCAGAATTTTATGAGGGGAAGATCACGGGTTATTTCATCCTGGCTTGCATCATTGGATCGCTTGGAGGATCCCTTTTTGGATATGACCTTGGTGTCTCTGGTGAGTTCTGCAGTCAATGCCTTGGATCTCTGTTACATGTGCTCGACGTCACATTGCTGACTCTTAAATGAAGGTGCTTTTGATGGGTATATGAGACTAATAGAAATTTTCTTACAGAAGTAGCTAAATTAAAAGGTTCCAGAGAGATGAGGAACCTGATTTGTTAGGGACTGGCTTCTAACGTTTTTCTTTTCCCCGTTTTTCTGGCTTTTCCCCCTTTTGTCTTAATATAGTTCCCAACTTTTTACAGCCAATTTGGTATTTCTTCTatgtctgttttttttttttttttgctggagCAACAGTACGTTGGGGTGTTTTTATGTGTTGGAGGTAATGTAAGATTTCTATGGAGAAAGCAAATGAACTGAATCATTATAAACAATTCTCCAAGGTCCTGATCCTTCACCATAGAAACCTGATTTAATATTCTCAGACTCGATTTTTCAGAAGATTACAGTTATCTTAAATTTCAAGAgacgacaatcaaaaattaaagatCAAACAACAAAGCTTACTCACATACTTGTCTGATCTAGGTGGAGTAACTTCCATGGATGATTTCTTGAAGGAATTCTTCCCAGGTGTATACAAAAGGAAGCAGGAACACCTAAATGAAACCGACTACTGTAAATATGATGACCAGCTGCTCACTCTCTTCACATCCTCCCTATATTTCGCTGGCCTCATCTCCACCTTTGGAGCCTCACCTGTGACCAGAAAATATGGAAGAAGGGCCAGCATCATGGTTGGTGGAGCCAGCTTCTTCCTTGGTGGAGCCATCAATGCAGCAGCCATTAACGTTGCCATGCTGATCATTGGCAGGATTCTTCTCGGAGTTGGCATTGGATTCGGAAATCAGGTGCAGGCCAGAAACTCATCAGTCTGTAACAAGCTTTTCGATTTTTCCCATCTaagttgtcttttttattttccaagTATTGATCAACAACTAAACTATAATTGGTCTTTCATATACAAACAATAGCATACATATGCATACATGTATACACACAGACGATGCCTGCTTCTGTTCCTGACATGCAGGCGTACATACACATACCTGTACAGATGGGAACAATGCCAACTTTAACAATCACTTTCTAAGTTCTGTTTTGCCAACAGGCAGTTCCACTCTATCTTTGTGAGATAGCACCCTATAAAATCCGAGGGGCAGTCAACCAACTATTTCAACTAACAACCTGCTTGGGGATTTTGATTGCCGATGTTATCAACTACTTCACAGAGAAGCTCCACCCATGGGGATGGAGATTATCCCTTGGTTTGGCGGTGGTGCCTGCGACTCTAATGGTTGTTGGTGGTCTTTTCCTTCCTGAGACTCCAAACAGCCTCGTGGAACAAGGTAGGCTGGATGAAGCAAGGAATATCTTAGAGAAAGTAAGGGGTACCACGAAGGTGGAGGCAGAATTGGAGGACCTAGTGGAGGCAAGTGAAGCTGCAAGAGCGGTGAAACACCCTTTTAAGAACCTTTTGAAACCAAGGAACCGTCCACAGCTTGTGATTGGAGCGCTTGGGATCCCCGCATTCCAGCAGCTCACTGGCATGAATTCCATACTGTTCTATTCACCCGTAATCTTCCAAAGTTTGGGTTTTGGGTCTGCGGCTTCCCTGTACTCATCAATTATAACCAGTGCAATGCTACTGATTGGTGCACTTGTCTCAATGGCAGTGGTTGATAGGTTTGGAAGGAAGTTCCTATACATAGAAGGTGGCATTCAGATGATTATTTCTATGGTAAGAATTCTTATGTAGCATGATTACCATTAAGTCTATTATGTATGCCAGTTCTAGAAAATTGCTTTTCTAAACTAAAGTTCAAGAAAGTTGAAGATTAAAGTCAATCGATTCTAGAATAGATTCAATTTGTGCCAAATTGATATGTGTTATTTCTATAACAAGCATTCTTATGTAGCATCTTACCATTAGATCCATTTTGTTTGCCAGTTCTGCAAAATTGTGTTGCCAAACTAAAAGACATcaaaatttatagaaaatatcaGTTGATTTCAGAAATAATTCATCTTCGCTTGGAAAATTCATATGCATTTGCTTCATAGATCTACCACTGAAATTTCTAGTAAGAAGATGGCTAGCTGATATGTATGACTCTTGCTTCCTAAATAAATCTTATAATGACTTCTCCAccggaaaggaaaaaagaagtgTTATCCATCAGGTATAAGCTATCAGGAAAAAAGGATCAATTTCAATTTTATTGATTCATAATTAGAAAGAAAAAGTTTCATCCCACGTACAAATGGACTAATGATGTTGAAATTACCTCTTTTATTTATGCCCAGCATATCTTGATGTCCACAGGTGATTGTCGCTGTCACTCTTGCACTGACATTTGGTCATGGAGAGATGCTTCCCAAAAATGTAGCTGTCCTTCTAGTGATTGCAATATGTGCATTTGTAGTGGCATATGGCTGGTCATGGGGGCCTCTTTCCTGGTTGGTTCCAAGTGAGATCTTCCCCCTGGAGACAAGATCAGCAGGACAAAGCCTGGTGGTTTGTGTCAACCTCTTCTTCACCGCTGCAGTAGCGCAATGCTTCCTTCTTTCATTGTGCCACCTCAGATACGGAGTCTTCATCCTTTTTGCCAGCCTTATCGCCGTTATGACCTTTTTTATCATCTTTCTTCTGCCTGAAACAAAGCAAGTGCCAATAGAGGAGATGTCTCAACTGTGGGAGAAGCACTGGTATTGGAAGAAGATTGTAGGCGGTCCTGATATAGATAGGGAAGTCGTTATACAGCATCAACACCCATAATAAAGAACTATATTCCTTGCCTTCCTTTTATCCATTCTCTCTAGTCTGTGGAAGCTGCATCACCAATAAACATTAAACAAAgtctttttcttctattttcagttTAGGATAGTACTTCTGTAGAAAAAACTTGGACAGATTACCTTGCAAATAGGGATAGTAACAATGAAGAAGAGAAATATTGTTTTTATTGCATTGATCTCTCTGCAATTTGTAGTTGATGTATTGTTCCACTGAAAACTCATTACAAGTCAATGCCCATTAAATTCTTAGTTGTTCTGATGTGTTATATCATACCC
This portion of the Phoenix dactylifera cultivar Barhee BC4 chromosome 11, palm_55x_up_171113_PBpolish2nd_filt_p, whole genome shotgun sequence genome encodes:
- the LOC103709539 gene encoding sugar transport protein 14-like; translation: MAGGGFVGGEAGKRAEFYEGKITGYFILACIIGSLGGSLFGYDLGVSGGVTSMDDFLKEFFPGVYKRKQEHLNETDYCKYDDQLLTLFTSSLYFAGLISTFGASPVTRKYGRRASIMVGGASFFLGGAINAAAINVAMLIIGRILLGVGIGFGNQAVPLYLCEIAPYKIRGAVNQLFQLTTCLGILIADVINYFTEKLHPWGWRLSLGLAVVPATLMVVGGLFLPETPNSLVEQGRLDEARNILEKVRGTTKVEAELEDLVEASEAARAVKHPFKNLLKPRNRPQLVIGALGIPAFQQLTGMNSILFYSPVIFQSLGFGSAASLYSSIITSAMLLIGALVSMAVVDRFGRKFLYIEGGIQMIISMVIVAVTLALTFGHGEMLPKNVAVLLVIAICAFVVAYGWSWGPLSWLVPSEIFPLETRSAGQSLVVCVNLFFTAAVAQCFLLSLCHLRYGVFILFASLIAVMTFFIIFLLPETKQVPIEEMSQLWEKHWYWKKIVGGPDIDREVVIQHQHP
- the LOC103709496 gene encoding sugar transport protein 14-like encodes the protein MAGGFVGGDVGKRAELYEGRITSYFILACIVGSLGGSLFGYDLGVSGGVTSMDDFLKHFFPSVYRRKQAHLHETDYCKYDDQILTLFTSSLYFAGLVSTFGASYVTRKYGRRISIMGGAVSFFLGAAINAGAVNIFMLIIGRILLGIGIGFGNQAVPLYLSEIAPPKIRGAVNQLFQLTTCLGILVADIINYFTEKLHPWGWRLSLGLAMVPATLMFVGGIFLPETPNSLVEQGKLDEARIILEKVRGTHKVDAEFEDLKEASEAARAVKHPFRNLLKPKNRPQLIIGALGIPAFQQLSGMNSILFYAPVIFQSLGMGSGASLYSSIITSSMLVLGALVSMSVVDRLGRRFLFIEAGIQMISSMVVVAVILALKFGRGATLPKDLAIVLVVAICTFVVAYGWSWGPLGWLVPSEIFPLETRSAGQSMVVCVNLFFTAAIAQCFLAMLCHLRYGVFILFAGLIVIMSVFIILLLPETKQVPIEEMSRLWEKHWFWKSIVSRPDSGNNDQKQQETKAATVV